Proteins from a single region of Trichoplusia ni isolate ovarian cell line Hi5 chromosome 3, tn1, whole genome shotgun sequence:
- the LOC113491717 gene encoding odorant receptor 94a-like: protein MELKINVNEEKKYKGFNETFKLCAFSLAFAFLYPNRTTALKRCITITLIVTFCGGQLFWFITYTFKCLYTLDIYNFARNMTLAVVLVLFFIKTYYVIYATSKFAPLLDKISEDLLVANDLEEEYQKLYDEHIKIAKVGEISWLLIPTIMSALFPIYAGCLMSIESIQTDDYERRMVHDMELLFVEDIQSETPFFQCMFAYNCVQCVVLVPNYCGFDGSFCIATTHLRLKLKLMVLKMDNAFKHSKSRQELRTRMYEAIKDHQDALDFYVQLQNVYGPWLFAVFLLTSFMISFNLYQIYLLQRIDPKYTSFGVVGVLHIYLPCHYASNLTAISEEIPDDLYLVKWESWADPVATKLLIFMIARAQKQLIVTGMGLVVFNMELFKSILQTSYSFFTLITA from the exons ATGGAGCTGAAAATTAACGTCAATGAGGAGAAAAAATACAAGGGTTTTAATGAAACCTTCAAGCTGTGCGCTTTCTCTCTCGCCTTTGCTTTCCTCTACCCAAACAGAACCACAGCTCTCAAGAGATGCATCACGATCACTCTGATCGTCACTTTCTGCGGCGGTCAGTTGTTTTGGTTCATCACCTACACCTTCAAATGCCTCTACACTTTGGACATCTACAACTTTGCTAGAAACATGACATTGGCTGTTGTTCTCGTACTTTTCttcataaaaacatattacGTAATTTACGCTACGAGCAAGTTTGCGCCGTTGCTGGACAAAATATCAGAGGATCTTCTGGTAGCCAATGATTTAGAGGAAGAATACCAAAAACTATACGATGAGCATATCAAAATCGCAAAAGTTGGTGAGATTTCCTGGTTGCTTATACCGACGATCATGAGCGCTTTGTTTCCTATATATGCTGGATGCTTGATGAGCATAGAGAGTATTCAGACGGACGACTATGAGAGGCGCATGGTGCACGACATGGAGCTGCTCTTTGTGGAAGACATCCAGAGCGAAACGCCCTTCTTTCAATGCATGTTTGCGTACAATTGCGTGCAATGTGTTGTTCTGGTACCCAACTACTGCGGATTCGACGGTTCGTTCTGTATAGCGACAACTCATCTGCGACTCAAGTTAAAACTGATGGTCCTTAAAATGGACAACGCTTTTAAACACTCAAAGAGCCGTCAAGAATTGAGAACGAGAATGTATGAAGCGATTAAAGATCACCAGGATGCGTTGGATTTTTACGTTCAGCTGCAAAATGTGTACGGCCCTTGGCTGTTCGCTGTATTTCTATTGACGTCCTTTATGATATCGTTTAACTTGTACCAAATTTATCTACTTCAAAGAATTGATCCAAAATACACATCGTTCGGAGTGGTTGGAGTACTTCACATCTACTTGCCATGTCACTACGCAAGCAACTTGACGGCG ATCAGTGAAGAAATTCCAGACGACCTTTACTTAGTTAAATGGGAATCCTGGGCAGACCCAGTAGCGACTAAGCTTCTTATATTCATGATTGCAAGAGCACAAAAGCAACTGATCGTTACCGGCATGGGGCTGGTTGTGTTCAACATGGAGCTCTTCAAATCAATCCTGCAAACATCTTACTCTTTCTTTACTCTTATAACAGCTTAG